The Antechinus flavipes isolate AdamAnt ecotype Samford, QLD, Australia chromosome 4, AdamAnt_v2, whole genome shotgun sequence genomic interval GCCTTCCAAGATGAGCAAGTGAAAGAGAGGAGGCAGGCGTGAATCCTGGCTTCTGCACTGCCCCCCTCAGCCAACAACACAGAAAAACGAGTTTCACTTGCTTGAGGCGGCGATGGAAATTCCAGCTAGGGACTTCAAGATCATTCAATCCAACAGCGTCATATGTTTGTAAGCGGAGGAGAATTAAGGACTAGAGAGCCAGTGTTGGAGGCCCACAGGTTTAGTCTTTACTCCAAATCTCTCTTTTCATAAATCCCAGACAGATTAAGTCACTAGCCcaggggagatggggaggaaaggagagagctgGGATTTGCCCCCAGGTCCTCTGACGAGCCCAGCTCTTTCCTTGCCCGGGGCCCGagccctttattttatagagaaggaaaccgAAGCCCTTGGGCAGCTCTCCGAGCTGAAGAACTCGTCTGAGCTTCCGCGGACAAAAATAATTCCACGATGGGCCAGTCCTCCAGAGGACATACTGAACCTCGGTTTAGAGGATCGTCGATCACAAGCAGGAAAGGATTTCAGCATCTATCCAATCCCACCCCCTccttttccagatggggaaaacGAGGCTCAGTCTCCTCTCCACTTAGAGTGACTTGGCCCAATGTGGAAGACATGTAAACGGAGTGGAAGATAAAATGGAAGGTAAGTCACTCAACGGGTCAGTGGCCGAGCCGGGACAGAACCCACTCTCTAGCTCCCAGGCTGGCCCCTTCTGCTTCCCTTCACCTTCTCTATCCTCGTTTCCTATTCGTGAGACAGCTCCATAATCACAAGGAAAGGCGGTGATAAATCCGACGGGCAGGGGCGTGGAGTGGGCCGCTTGGGTGTCTGGCCACTAGGGGCTCCACGCTTGCCTCTGACAGCTCGGGGGTGACTTTGGGGAATGAATGAAAGCTGGTGAAGCCCTCAGGAAGCCCAGCGTCCATCCTGGAAGCGCTGGGCTCCCGCAACAACAAGCTGGCCCTCCCGAAGGGTTTATTCTAATGGGAAGCCGGCAGCTATGGGGAACGGAGGCCGCGGAGTGGTCCGAGTCCCTTGGGGGTCCGAGTCCCTTGGGGCCCCGAGCAACTCCCCCAAGTAACAGCTTGGTtctgagaaaggggaaggagctCCTGATGCCCCTGAGCCCCAGGATAGAGAAGTCGAATCTTGTTTTCAGGCGTAGGAAACAGAGCACAATCAGATCTTTGTGGTTCTCAGGTTTTGTCTCTCATTAAGGATTGCCTAATCGCCCAATTTGGGGCGGCTGGATTGCACAGTGGGTAGGGTGCTGagtctggaggcaggaagactcatctgcaGAAGGGATAACAATCGCCCTTTCCCTCCCAGACTCAAAGATCAACACAGGAAATATTTGTCAAGTGTTTTGCACACTCATTAGcgtgcgccccccccccccccacagcaGACTTTCACCTCTTTTAGCACCCCCAGAATTGAGCATGgtgccttgcacacagtaggcatctaataaatgtctgttgattgaaATCTTAGCTACTTTGATGAGCACTAAGATTATGATGGTTTTTGAGGAAATTCTAACAACTGTGAGCTGAAGGCTTTTAGAAagccttcctcctcttcctcctcctccgcctccccctccccccaaagccAGCCAGCTTGTACCAGGGAAGGGGACTCACCTCAGACAGGGGCTTGGACGCATGGCAGGTGATGCCGCCGACAAACACCATGTTGGGCATCAAGGGCTTGGGGTAGTCGAAGACAAAGTCTGTCCTCAGCAGCCAGATGTCTGTATCTCTGTACAGCTCCTTCACGGTCAGGGGTCTTTGCAAAATGTCGCTGGCAATGCTCACGGGGCTTTGGAGGAAAAGGGGGCACAGGGACACTTCCTGCACGTGGTAGAAATGGTTCCGCAGCCGCTCCGCGAAGGTCATGGACTCCGAGAGCCCCGACATCCCTCGCGGGACGTAGGACAGGGGGCTGGGGCTCTGCGTGGCCTCCTCCAGGAAGTGGCAGAACAGGCCCCTCGTGAAGGCCACCGACGGCAGGGAGAAGTACTTGGCCAGGATGAAGCCGCACTGGTCGAAAGGATCGAAGAAGATGGCGTCAAACGCACTCTCCCTTATGAAGTGCAGCAGCTCGGCGTTTTGGAAAAGGCTCCTGCAGTTGGAAAAAAGATACTCAAAGAACACGGTGGTGTTGGGGTTCTTCATGGCCGAGAACAAGTCTTTGCGGATGTCGTCCCACTGGTTGTCCGCGAACCTCCGGAACACCTGGTTGTACTCCTCCAGCGTGTAGGACGGCTTGTAAGTCTTCACGGTGTAGGGGACCGAGCTGCCCAGCCGCCAGCTCACCTCGGGGATGACCATGGCCACCTCGTGCCCGCTCCGGTGCAGCTTCTCCACCACCATGCCCATGCTGAGCCAGTGGCTCCCGTCCATGGGCAGCACCAGCAGCTTGCCGGCCTCGGCCGCGCCGCCCGCCAGCAGGAGCCAGGTCCAGAGGGGAAGGAGGCCGCGAGGCTGCGGGAGACAAGCCATTAGGACCCGGAGCCCAGAGGAAGCCTGTGGCTGTGGGAGCCCCGaaagggagtggagagaaggctGCTCAAAGGAAGGGAGGGTGCCCGGCCATGCGATGGCGTTAGTCAATGTTTGACGAATCGCATGTGCTAATCAGCGCACTTACAAATGGCCTTTAATCATCCGAGGAGGAGCCGTTCCAGCCCCGGGCTGGATCACAGTCCACGAACGCCCCGACCCAGGCATTGGGTAACACGCAGCCGAGCGCCTCGAGGCGGCTCCGCCGGGCTTTCAAAGGGCAAAGCACGTGGAAATGTGGGGAGGGGGCGCAGCGGGATGCCAGCGGCCCTGCCCTGGGCGTGTCGGCAGCCAGCGAGCGGGTATCGAGCCCGGGCTGAGCGCCTGGCACTGGGCCAAGACTTGCTACAAAGGGAGGCAAAAGCCGGCTCGGCCTCCGGGAACTCCCATTCTGGCGAGGAGAAACCGATGCCGTCCAAGCAAGATCATTTGGAGATGACCCACAGGGAGAGGGCAGGACACCAGAGAAGGCTTCTGGGAGGAGGTGGGATGTTAGCTggggcttgaaggaagccagagaaggcaagaggcagagatgaggagggagagcactcGGGCACGGGGACGGCCAGAGCGCAGAAGGTGTCAGGGTGACGGCCAGCACCAGGAGCCGAGGGTACCCGGCAGGGAAAAGGGTGACGGCCAGCACCAGGAGCCCAGGGTACCCGGCAGGGAAAAGGGTGACGGCCAGCACCAGGAGCCGAGGGTACCCGGCAGGGAAAAGGGTGACGGCCAGCACCAGGAGCCCAGGGTACCCGGCAGGGAAAAGGGTGACGGCCAGCACCAGGAGCCCAGGGTACCCGGCAGGGAAAAGGGTGACGGCCAGCACCAGGAGCCGAGGGTACCCGGCAGGGAAAAGGGTGACGGCCAGCACCAGGAGCCCAGGGTACCGGCAGGGAAAAGGGTGACGGCCAGCACCAGGAGCCCAGGGTACCCGGCAGGGAAAAGGGTGACGGCCAGCACCAAGATCAGAGGGTACCTTGAAGGGAAAAGGGGCAACAAGATGAGCTGGGAAGGGGAGAAGCAGCTCTGTTCCCGAGGCACCAGCTGTTTTTCAGCTGTGCCAGCAAGGGGAACCCTGCCCGTACACGCGTGGGCGTGCATGCACACGGGAGTGCGGGTGCCCGTGTGTGGGGACGTGTGCACTCACACGCGTGTGCTAATGGGGCAGCGAATGGGCTGGCGCTGCCGGGGACGCCGGGGATGGGCTGATGTCTGCCTCGCGCTGCCCGACCCTGTGGGCGCACTTCTGAACGTGTGGGTCTGTGTGGGCACGTGAGAGCATCTTCAGCGTGCCCGAGCTCAGCTAGTTTTGAAATGATCGCAGGAGGAAGGAGGCAGGAGTTACACTTGGGAAGAGtccaaagaaataaaggaaatacaaTGGCTGACATGCATTATCAGCAAAACGAATCCAATTGCAATCTTGTGTAATGCCGGGTTCTACTTTAGCCCAAAGTCCTTTATGTTGTAGAAATACTTTGTGGTCTATGGAAGCGGCGGCAGAAATCAATGCCAGGGCACCAGCAGTTACCTAACCATCTGTGAAAAGGGCCCAAATCCTACTTGAGGAGAGCCACAAGGAGCAGGGAATGGATCCGGAGTGTAGAGACAGGAGATTTAGAAATGGTTTAATCCAACCCATGCCTACTTTAGGGatataggaaactgagtcccagggctAACTCAGTGACTCTCTGAAGGCCAACATGACACAGTTTAGTTCAAGGGATGCTGGCTTTGGTGTTGACAAAAAGGAGTGAAGATCTGCTGCTTACTCCTTGTGTCTCCTTTCTACCAAGCTACTTTTACCTCTCagaccctcagtttcttctgtgGTGAAATTTCAATAGAAAGGttgaactggaagaaaaaaaagtgaattgcaCACAAGCCTAAAAAGCATTCTGGGAAGAGCTAAAGAATGGCtttcaaaatcaaatcaaagtggtagaggaaaaattagacaaaaaaattgaaagcaaaggAAGACATTAAGAAAAGACAATTAACAGCTTGACTTAAAAGGGGGACACTGAAGAAAATACAGAACTGatcaaattgaaaaagaaatacaaaaatgtacTCAtgagaataactttttaaaaaggagaattgtccaaatggtaaaagaaatacaaaatgtcactgatgaaaataattttttaaaaattagaattgggcaagtggaagctaatgacctcatgagacatcaagaaacaataaggaaaactcaagataaagaaaaagtagaagaaaatgtgaaatatatctttaaaaaacaattgacctggaaaatcgatcaaggagagataatttaaga includes:
- the LOC127562560 gene encoding UDP-glucuronosyltransferase 1A7-like isoform X8 — encoded protein: MACLPQPRGLLPLWTWLLLAGGAAEAGKLLVLPMDGSHWLSMGMVVEKLHRSGHEVAMVIPEVSWRLGSSVPYTVKTYKPSYTLEEYNQVFRRFADNQWDDIRKDLFSAMKNPNTTVFFEYLFSNCRSLFQNAELLHFIRESAFDAIFFDPFDQCGFILAKYFSLPSVAFTRGLFCHFLEEATQSPSPLSYVPRGMSGLSESMTFAERLRNHFYHVQEVSLCPLFLQSPVSIASDILQRPLTVKELYRDTDIWLLRTDFVFDYPKPLMPNMVFVGGITCHASKPLSEEFEGYVNASGEHGIVVFSLGSMVSEIPMAKAMEIAEALGTIPQTVLWRYTGTPPSNLAKNTKLVKWLPQNDLLGHPKTRAFITHAGSHGIYEGLCNGVPMVLMPLFGDQMDNAKRMESRGAGVTLNVLEMTSADLSKALKTVINDKSYKENIMRLSALHKDRPISPLDLAVFWVEFVMRNKGAPHLRPAAHDLNWFQYHSLDVIGFLLAIVLTVVFVAVKSCMFCFRKCFGKKGKAKKAPKSKSH